The region GGCTCCCCGAGGCGCGCCGCGCGCGCGTGAGGGACTGTTCACAGGCTCGGCCGCTCCTCGCACCCGCAGCGGTGCGCGACGTTCGCGCACGCGCGGCTCAGACTACGACGACGACTGATCCGACTGCGAGGACGGCGACTGCTGCTGGTGTTGCGTCGGCACCTGGGTGGTCGGCGCATTGCTCGACGACGGAGGCTGGCCGTACGTGGGGAACCCGGTCGGAGGCGTCGGCGGACCGGACGGCGCGACAGGCGGGAACCCACCGGTGGACGGACCCGTGCTCGGGTAGCCGCCGCTGCCGGTGTACGGCGTGGGATAGCCCGGGCGCTGCTGTTGGGGGCCCTGCTGGTGACCGGGAGCGTTGTGCTGCCCCTGCGCCTGACCGGGATGCTGGCCGTAGTACGCGCCGGGGTACTGGCCGTACTGGTGCGACTGGTCGTACTTCGGCCGCGGCACGGGCGCGGTGATGATGCCGGAGTCGAACAGCAGAACCACGACGGCCACCGCCGCTTGCAGCAACGTGAAGGCGATGAGCAGATACAGGCCCCAGTCGACCGTCGTGGCGCTGGGCTTGTTGATGACCTCCGCGATGACGATCAAGAAGGCCACCACCGAGAAGACCGCTGCGACCGCGG is a window of Mycolicibacterium chubuense NBB4 DNA encoding:
- a CDS encoding DUF5336 domain-containing protein translates to MSYPQGPTGGPGYPPGQQPTTQFNAPTQQFGKVGESEPAAEGPSKLPGYLSAAVAVLGLLAYLAFFAPQFTVNSSDFPGLGELSGSSTGLELAVVSAVVAALFAGIGLLPKQRSYTAVAAVFSVVAFLIVIAEVINKPSATTVDWGLYLLIAFTLLQAAVAVVVLLFDSGIITAPVPRPKYDQSHQYGQYPGAYYGQHPGQAQGQHNAPGHQQGPQQQRPGYPTPYTGSGGYPSTGPSTGGFPPVAPSGPPTPPTGFPTYGQPPSSSNAPTTQVPTQHQQQSPSSQSDQSSS